In a genomic window of Streptomyces pristinaespiralis:
- a CDS encoding glutamate synthase subunit beta, translating to MADPKGFLTTGREVAETRPVEERVKDWNEVYVPGSLLPIISKQAGRCMDCGIPFCHNGCPLGNLIPEWNDYAYREDWAAASERLHATNNFPEFTGRLCPAPCEAACVLGINQPAVTIKNVEVSIIDKAWDSGDVTPQPPERLSGKTVAVIGSGPAGLAAAQQLTRAGHTVVVYERADRIGGLLRYGIPEFKMEKVHINRRIEQMRAEGTKFRTEVEIGTDMLADALRRRYDAVVVAAGATVSRDLPVPGRELNGIHFAMEYLPLANKVQEGDFVAPPITAEGKHVVVIGGGDTGADCVGTAHRQGAASVTQLEIMPRPGDERNANQPWPTFPMLYKVTSAHEEGGERVYSVSTTHFEGDEDGNVQALHLVEVEFKDGKLEQKPGTERSIPAQLVTLAMGFTGIDRANGMVEQFGLELDERGNVARDADFATNVDGVFVAGDAGRGQSLIVWAIAEGRSAARGVDRYLTGASALPAPIRPTDRALTV from the coding sequence ATGGCTGACCCCAAGGGCTTCCTGACCACCGGGCGCGAGGTCGCCGAGACCCGCCCCGTCGAGGAACGCGTCAAGGACTGGAACGAGGTCTACGTCCCCGGCTCCCTGCTGCCGATCATCAGCAAGCAGGCCGGCCGCTGCATGGACTGCGGCATCCCGTTCTGCCACAACGGCTGCCCGCTCGGGAACCTGATCCCCGAGTGGAACGACTACGCCTACCGCGAGGACTGGGCCGCCGCCTCCGAGCGGCTGCACGCCACCAACAACTTCCCGGAGTTCACCGGCCGTCTGTGCCCGGCGCCCTGTGAAGCGGCGTGCGTGCTCGGCATCAACCAGCCCGCCGTCACCATCAAGAACGTCGAAGTCTCCATCATCGACAAGGCGTGGGACTCCGGCGACGTCACCCCGCAGCCGCCCGAGCGACTGTCCGGCAAGACCGTCGCCGTCATCGGCTCCGGCCCGGCCGGTCTCGCCGCCGCGCAGCAGCTGACCCGGGCCGGCCACACGGTCGTCGTGTACGAGCGCGCCGACCGCATCGGCGGACTGCTGCGGTACGGCATCCCCGAGTTCAAGATGGAGAAGGTGCACATCAACCGCCGCATCGAGCAGATGCGCGCGGAGGGCACCAAGTTCCGCACCGAGGTGGAGATCGGCACCGACATGCTGGCCGACGCGCTGCGCCGCCGCTACGACGCGGTCGTCGTCGCGGCCGGAGCGACCGTCTCCCGCGACCTGCCCGTGCCGGGCCGCGAGCTGAACGGCATCCACTTCGCCATGGAGTACCTGCCGCTCGCCAACAAGGTGCAGGAGGGCGACTTCGTCGCGCCCCCCATCACCGCGGAAGGCAAGCACGTCGTCGTCATCGGCGGCGGCGACACCGGCGCGGACTGCGTGGGCACCGCCCACCGGCAGGGCGCGGCGTCCGTCACCCAGCTGGAGATCATGCCGCGTCCGGGCGACGAGCGGAACGCCAACCAGCCGTGGCCGACGTTCCCGATGCTCTACAAGGTCACCTCCGCGCACGAGGAGGGCGGCGAGCGGGTCTACTCCGTCTCCACCACCCACTTCGAGGGCGACGAGGACGGCAACGTCCAGGCGCTGCACCTCGTCGAGGTGGAGTTCAAGGACGGCAAGCTGGAGCAGAAGCCCGGCACCGAGCGCAGCATCCCGGCGCAGCTGGTCACCCTGGCGATGGGCTTCACCGGCATCGACCGGGCCAACGGCATGGTCGAGCAGTTCGGCCTCGAGCTCGACGAGCGCGGCAACGTGGCGCGTGACGCGGACTTCGCGACGAACGTCGACGGCGTCTTCGTCGCGGGCGACGCCGGCCGTGGCCAGTCGCTCATCGTGTGGGCGATCGCCGAGGGCCGCTCGGCGGCGCGCGGCGTGGACCGCTACCTGACGGGTGCGAGTGCGCTGCCGGCGCCGATCCGCCCGACGGACCGGGCGCTGACGGTCTGA
- a CDS encoding VIT1/CCC1 transporter family protein — protein MSIIETEATLHEAHRDNHTHRDVNGGWLRPAVFGAMDGLVSNLALMTGVAGGAVSQQTVVIAGLAGLAAGAFSMAAGEYTSVASQRELVQAELDVERRELRKHPVDEMEELAALYVARGVQPALAREVAMQLSKDPEQALEIHAREELGIDPDDLPSPLVAAVSSFGSFALGALLPVLPYLLGASTMWPAVMLALLGLFACGALVAKVTARSWWFSGVRQLALGGTAAALTYGLGTLIGTAV, from the coding sequence GTGTCCATCATCGAGACCGAGGCGACGCTGCACGAGGCGCACCGTGACAACCACACGCACCGTGATGTGAACGGTGGTTGGCTGCGTCCGGCCGTGTTCGGGGCGATGGACGGACTGGTCTCCAACCTCGCGCTGATGACCGGTGTCGCCGGTGGGGCGGTCTCCCAGCAGACCGTCGTCATCGCGGGACTGGCCGGACTCGCCGCGGGCGCCTTCTCCATGGCGGCCGGCGAGTACACCTCCGTCGCCTCCCAGCGTGAACTGGTCCAGGCCGAACTGGACGTGGAACGCAGGGAGTTGCGCAAGCATCCGGTCGACGAGATGGAAGAGCTGGCCGCCCTGTACGTGGCCCGCGGTGTGCAGCCGGCGCTCGCCCGCGAAGTGGCGATGCAGCTGTCCAAGGACCCCGAGCAGGCCCTCGAGATCCACGCCCGCGAGGAGCTGGGCATCGACCCGGACGACCTGCCCTCGCCGCTCGTCGCCGCCGTGTCCTCGTTCGGTTCGTTCGCGCTGGGAGCACTGCTGCCGGTGCTGCCGTACCTCCTGGGGGCGAGCACGATGTGGCCCGCGGTGATGCTGGCGCTTCTCGGCCTGTTCGCGTGCGGCGCGCTGGTGGCGAAGGTCACGGCCCGCAGCTGGTGGTTCAGCGGTGTGCGCCAGCTCGCCCTCGGTGGCACGGCGGCGGCGCTCACGTACGGCCTGGGCACGCTCATCGGGACCGCCGTCTGA
- the gltB gene encoding glutamate synthase large subunit, giving the protein MRSDAWSPMDGRPAPQGMYDPRNEHDACGVGFVATLTGVASHELVEQALTVLRNLEHRGATGSEPDSGDGAGILLQVPDAFLREVTAFELPKAGSYAVGIAFLPADAEDNEAAVSRIETIAGEEGLTVLGWREVPVTPDLLGNGARATMPAFRQLFVGDGSSEGIALDRKAFVLRKRAEREAGVYFPSLSARTIVYKGMLTTGQLEPFFPDLSDRRFATAVALVHSRFSTNTFPSWPLAHPYRFVAHNGEINTVKGNRNWMRARESQLASKLFNSGAGKIDRIFPVCTPDASDSASFDEVLELLHLGGRSLPHSVLMMVPEAWENHDSMDPARRAFYQYHSTMMEPWDGPACVTFTDGVQVGAVLDRNGLRPGRYWVTDDGLVVLSSEVGVLDIDPSKVVRKGRLQPGKMFLVDTAEHRIIEDDEIKSALAAEHPYQEWLEAGEIELEDLPEREHIVHTHASVTRRQQTFGYTEEELRVILAPMARTGGEPLGSMGTDSPIAALSERPRLLFDYFTQLFAQVTNPPLDAIREELVTSLHSSLGPQGNLLEPTAASCRSVTLPFPVIDNDELAKLIHINADGDMPGMKAATLAGLYRVSGGGDALAARIEAICGEVDAAIEDGARLIVLSDRHSDAEHAPIPSLLLTSAVHHHLIRTKQRTQVGLLVEAGDVREVHHVALLIGYGAAAVNPYLAMESVEDLVRAGTFIEGLEPEQAIRNLIYALGKGVLKVMSKMGISTVASYRGAQVFEAVGLDEAFVDKYFNGTATKIGGAGLDIVAKEVAARHAKAYPASGIAATHRALDIGGEYQWRREGEPHLFDPETVFRLQHATRNKRYDIFKKYTDRVNEQSERLMTLRGLFALKAADGTAGREPVSIDEVEPVSEIVKRFSTGAMSYGSISKEAHETLAIAMNQLGGKSNTGEGGEDPERLYDPERRSSIKQVASGRFGVTSEYLVNADDIQIKMAQGAKPGEGGQLPGHKVYPWVAKTRHSTPGVGLISPPPHHDIYSIEDLAQLIHDLKNANPAARIHVKLVSEVGVGTVAAGVSKAHADVVLISGHDGGTGASPLTSLKHAGGPWELGLAETQQTLLLNGLRDRIVVQTDGQLKTGRDVVIAALLGAEEFGFATAPLVVSGCVMMRVCHLDTCPVGIATQNPVLRERFSGKAEFVVNFFEFIAQEVREILAELGFRSIEEAVGHAELLDTDRAVDHWKAQGLDLAPLFHVPELPDGAVRHQVTEQDHGLEKALDNELIELAAEALNAATAEDAQPVRGQVAIRNINRTVGTMLGHEVTKRFGGAGLPDDTIDITFTGSAGQSFGAFVPRGITLRLEGDANDYVGKGLSGGRVIVRPDRGADHLAEYSTIAGNTIAYGATGGELFLRGRTGERFCVRNSGALVVSEGVGDHGCEYMTGGHAVVLGETGRNFAAGMSGGIAYVIDLDRDNVNSGNLGAIEALDESDKQWLHDVVRRHFEETGSTVAEKLLADWSVNVDRFSKIIPTTYKAVLAAKDAAELAGLSEQETTEKMMEAATNG; this is encoded by the coding sequence ATGCGTTCCGACGCCTGGTCGCCCATGGACGGTCGCCCCGCCCCCCAGGGGATGTACGACCCCCGTAACGAACACGACGCCTGCGGTGTCGGGTTCGTGGCCACCCTCACCGGTGTTGCCAGCCATGAGCTGGTCGAGCAGGCGCTGACCGTTCTCCGGAACCTCGAGCACCGCGGCGCCACCGGCTCCGAGCCCGACTCCGGCGACGGCGCGGGCATCCTGCTCCAGGTCCCGGACGCCTTCCTGCGCGAGGTCACCGCGTTCGAGCTGCCTAAGGCCGGCTCGTACGCCGTCGGAATCGCCTTCCTCCCGGCCGACGCGGAGGACAACGAGGCCGCCGTCTCGAGGATCGAGACGATCGCCGGCGAAGAGGGCCTCACCGTCCTCGGCTGGCGTGAGGTCCCCGTCACTCCCGACCTGCTCGGCAACGGCGCCCGCGCCACCATGCCCGCCTTCCGTCAGCTCTTCGTGGGCGACGGCAGCAGCGAGGGCATCGCGCTGGACCGCAAGGCGTTCGTGCTGCGCAAGCGCGCCGAGCGCGAGGCCGGCGTCTACTTCCCGTCGCTCTCCGCGCGCACCATCGTCTACAAGGGCATGCTGACCACCGGCCAGCTGGAGCCCTTCTTCCCGGACCTGTCCGACCGGCGCTTCGCCACGGCCGTGGCGCTCGTCCACTCGCGGTTCTCCACGAACACGTTCCCGAGCTGGCCGCTGGCCCACCCGTACCGCTTCGTCGCGCACAACGGCGAGATCAACACGGTCAAGGGCAACCGCAACTGGATGCGCGCCCGTGAGTCGCAGCTCGCCTCCAAGCTGTTCAACTCCGGCGCCGGCAAGATCGACCGGATCTTCCCCGTCTGCACCCCGGACGCCTCCGACTCCGCCTCCTTCGACGAGGTCCTGGAGCTGCTCCACCTCGGCGGCCGTTCGCTGCCGCACTCGGTGCTGATGATGGTCCCCGAGGCGTGGGAGAACCACGACTCCATGGACCCCGCCCGGCGCGCCTTCTACCAGTACCACTCCACGATGATGGAGCCCTGGGACGGTCCCGCCTGCGTGACCTTCACCGACGGCGTCCAGGTCGGCGCGGTCCTCGACCGCAACGGTCTGCGCCCCGGCCGCTACTGGGTCACCGACGACGGCCTCGTCGTCCTCTCCTCCGAGGTGGGCGTCCTCGACATCGACCCGTCCAAGGTCGTCCGCAAGGGCCGCCTGCAGCCCGGCAAGATGTTCCTCGTCGACACCGCCGAGCACCGCATCATCGAGGACGACGAGATCAAGTCCGCCCTCGCCGCCGAGCACCCCTACCAGGAGTGGCTGGAGGCCGGTGAGATCGAGCTCGAGGACCTCCCCGAGCGCGAGCACATCGTCCACACGCACGCCTCCGTCACGCGCCGCCAGCAGACCTTCGGCTACACGGAGGAAGAGCTGCGCGTCATCCTCGCGCCGATGGCCCGCACCGGTGGCGAGCCGCTCGGCTCGATGGGCACCGACTCGCCGATCGCGGCCCTCTCCGAGCGCCCGCGGCTGCTCTTCGACTACTTCACCCAGCTGTTCGCGCAGGTCACCAACCCGCCGCTGGACGCCATCCGCGAGGAGCTCGTCACCTCGCTGCACTCCTCGCTGGGCCCCCAGGGCAACCTGCTGGAGCCGACCGCGGCGTCCTGCCGCAGCGTCACGCTGCCCTTCCCGGTGATCGACAACGACGAGCTGGCCAAGCTCATCCACATCAACGCCGACGGCGACATGCCGGGCATGAAGGCGGCCACCCTGGCCGGCCTCTACCGGGTCTCCGGCGGCGGCGACGCGCTCGCGGCCCGTATCGAGGCGATCTGCGGCGAGGTCGACGCGGCCATAGAGGACGGCGCCCGCCTGATCGTCCTCTCCGACCGGCACTCCGACGCCGAGCACGCGCCCATCCCGTCGCTGCTGCTCACCTCCGCCGTCCACCACCACCTCATCCGCACCAAGCAGCGCACCCAGGTGGGCCTGCTGGTCGAGGCCGGTGACGTCCGCGAGGTCCACCACGTCGCCCTGCTCATCGGCTACGGCGCCGCCGCGGTCAACCCCTACCTCGCGATGGAGTCCGTCGAGGACCTGGTCCGCGCCGGCACCTTCATCGAGGGCCTCGAGCCCGAGCAGGCCATCCGCAACCTGATCTACGCCCTCGGCAAGGGCGTCCTCAAGGTCATGTCCAAGATGGGCATCTCCACGGTCGCCTCCTACCGCGGCGCGCAGGTCTTCGAGGCCGTCGGTCTCGACGAGGCCTTCGTCGACAAGTACTTCAACGGCACCGCCACCAAGATCGGCGGCGCCGGACTCGACATCGTCGCCAAGGAGGTCGCCGCCCGGCACGCCAAGGCCTACCCGGCCTCCGGCATCGCCGCCACGCACCGCGCCCTGGACATCGGCGGCGAGTACCAGTGGCGCCGCGAGGGCGAACCGCACCTCTTCGACCCGGAGACGGTCTTCCGCCTGCAGCACGCCACGCGCAACAAGCGGTACGACATCTTCAAGAAGTACACGGACCGGGTGAACGAGCAGTCCGAGCGGCTGATGACGCTGCGCGGCCTGTTCGCCCTGAAGGCCGCCGACGGCACCGCGGGACGCGAGCCGGTCTCCATCGACGAGGTCGAGCCCGTCTCCGAGATCGTCAAGCGCTTCTCCACCGGCGCCATGTCGTACGGCTCCATCTCCAAGGAGGCGCACGAGACCCTCGCCATCGCCATGAACCAGCTGGGCGGCAAGTCCAACACCGGTGAGGGCGGCGAGGACCCGGAGCGCCTGTACGACCCGGAGCGGCGTTCGTCGATCAAGCAGGTCGCCTCCGGCCGTTTCGGCGTGACGAGCGAGTACCTGGTCAACGCCGACGACATCCAGATCAAGATGGCCCAGGGCGCCAAGCCCGGCGAGGGCGGCCAGCTGCCCGGCCACAAGGTCTACCCCTGGGTCGCCAAGACCCGGCACTCCACCCCGGGCGTCGGCCTGATCTCCCCGCCCCCGCACCACGACATCTACTCCATCGAGGACCTGGCTCAGCTGATCCACGACCTCAAGAACGCCAACCCGGCCGCCCGCATCCATGTGAAGCTGGTCTCCGAGGTCGGCGTCGGCACGGTCGCCGCCGGTGTCTCCAAGGCCCACGCGGACGTCGTCCTGATCTCCGGCCACGACGGTGGTACGGGCGCCTCCCCGCTGACCTCCCTGAAGCACGCGGGCGGCCCCTGGGAGCTCGGCCTCGCCGAGACCCAGCAGACCCTGCTGCTCAACGGCCTGCGCGACCGGATCGTCGTCCAGACCGACGGCCAGCTCAAGACCGGCCGCGACGTCGTCATCGCCGCGCTGCTCGGCGCCGAGGAGTTCGGTTTCGCGACCGCGCCGCTCGTCGTCTCCGGCTGCGTCATGATGCGCGTCTGCCACCTGGACACCTGCCCGGTCGGCATCGCCACCCAGAACCCGGTCCTGCGCGAGCGGTTCTCCGGCAAGGCCGAGTTCGTCGTGAACTTCTTCGAGTTCATCGCGCAGGAGGTCCGTGAGATCCTCGCCGAGCTGGGCTTCCGCAGCATCGAGGAGGCCGTCGGCCACGCCGAACTGCTCGACACCGACCGGGCCGTCGACCACTGGAAGGCACAGGGACTCGACCTCGCGCCGCTGTTCCACGTGCCCGAGCTGCCCGACGGCGCGGTGCGCCACCAGGTCACCGAGCAGGACCACGGACTGGAGAAGGCCCTCGACAACGAGCTCATCGAGCTCGCCGCGGAGGCGCTGAACGCCGCCACCGCAGAGGACGCCCAGCCGGTCCGCGGCCAGGTCGCCATCCGGAACATCAACCGGACCGTGGGCACCATGCTCGGCCACGAGGTGACGAAGAGGTTCGGCGGCGCGGGCCTGCCCGACGACACCATCGACATCACCTTCACCGGCTCCGCCGGCCAGTCCTTCGGCGCGTTCGTGCCGCGCGGCATCACGCTGCGTCTCGAGGGCGACGCCAACGACTACGTCGGCAAGGGCCTCTCCGGCGGCCGTGTGATCGTCCGCCCCGACCGGGGCGCCGACCACCTGGCCGAGTACTCGACCATCGCCGGCAACACCATCGCCTACGGCGCCACCGGCGGCGAGCTGTTCCTGCGCGGCCGGACCGGCGAGCGCTTCTGCGTCCGCAACTCCGGTGCGCTGGTGGTCTCCGAGGGCGTGGGCGACCACGGCTGCGAGTACATGACCGGCGGACACGCGGTCGTCCTCGGCGAGACGGGCCGCAACTTCGCGGCCGGCATGTCCGGTGGCATCGCCTACGTGATCGACCTCGACCGGGACAACGTCAACTCCGGCAACCTCGGCGCGATCGAAGCTCTGGACGAGAGTGACAAGCAGTGGCTGCACGACGTCGTGCGCCGCCACTTCGAGGAGACCGGCTCGACCGTCGCCGAGAAGCTTCTCGCCGACTGGTCCGTGAACGTGGACCGCTTCAGCAAGATCATCCCGACCACGTACAAGGCAGTGCTCGCCGCCAAGGACGCCGCTGAGCTCGCCGGTCTCTCCGAGCAGGAGACCACCGAGAAGATGATGGAGGCGGCGACCAATGGCTGA
- a CDS encoding vWA domain-containing protein, with the protein MPVSLEKLEQRAPALVSLYKTAGVSLQKHGLHGQRAAVYLVVDYSGSMKDYYKDGSVQALADRVLGLSANLDDDGTVPVVFFSTDVDAVTDIALENHHGRIDEIVSGLGHMGKTSYHLAMDAVIDHYLDSGSTDPALVVFQTDGGPINKPAAERYLCKAAKLPLFWQFIGFGNKRSSQFDFLRKLDELAVPAKRPVDNAGFFHAGLDPRQVPDAELYDRMVAEFPQWLAAARAQGIVR; encoded by the coding sequence ATGCCCGTCAGCCTCGAGAAGCTCGAGCAGCGCGCCCCCGCGCTCGTCAGCCTCTACAAGACCGCGGGCGTCTCGCTCCAGAAGCACGGTCTGCACGGGCAGCGCGCCGCCGTCTATCTCGTGGTCGACTACTCGGGCTCGATGAAGGACTACTACAAGGACGGCAGCGTCCAGGCCCTCGCCGACCGGGTCCTCGGACTCTCGGCCAACCTCGACGACGACGGCACCGTGCCCGTCGTGTTCTTCTCGACCGACGTCGACGCAGTCACCGACATCGCGCTGGAGAACCACCACGGCCGGATAGACGAGATCGTCTCCGGGCTCGGGCACATGGGAAAGACCAGCTACCACCTGGCGATGGACGCCGTCATCGACCACTACCTGGACAGCGGTTCGACCGATCCGGCCCTGGTCGTCTTCCAGACCGACGGCGGGCCGATCAACAAGCCGGCCGCGGAGCGCTACCTCTGCAAGGCCGCGAAACTTCCGCTGTTCTGGCAGTTCATCGGCTTCGGCAACAAGCGCAGCTCGCAGTTCGACTTCCTGCGCAAGCTCGACGAGCTCGCCGTCCCCGCCAAGCGTCCCGTCGACAACGCGGGGTTCTTCCACGCGGGGCTCGACCCGCGGCAGGTCCCGGACGCGGAGCTGTACGACCGGATGGTGGCCGAGTTCCCGCAGTGGCTGGCGGCCGCCCGCGCCCAGGGCATCGTCCGATGA